Below is a window of Thermodesulfomicrobium sp. WS DNA.
GCCGCAACGAGGAGTTGGACCGCCAGGTCTTGCACCTGCGCACCCAGCGGGAGCTGGCCTTGGAGTTGGGGCAGGGGCGAAGCCTGGACGAGACCGCGGCCCGAGCCTTGCCGCTCATCTTGGGGGGCTTTGCCTATACCAAGGGGGTGCTGGTGCTCGTGGACCGACAGCGGGATTGGGTGCTGGCCGAGGCGCGGGGAAGCGTTTTTCGACCGGAAAAGCGCGCGGCGGATGCCCTGCTTTTTGCCTGCCTTTCCCGGTGTGTCACCAAACAGATCCCCCCGCTGCATGTGGAGGAGGTCTCTTTGGAGGACAGCCCGGATATGGGGCTGGATTTTACGCCGCGCCGCGGCTTTTTCTTTCAGGTGCGCGAAGGGCTCTTTGGTGCGGCCCTGTTGGGAGAGCCTTTGCAGGAGGCGGCAGCAAACCACGATTCCTCGTTGCTCGCCTGCATGCAGCAATTGGTGCTCCACCTCCACGGGGCCGACGCCTTTGCCACCATCGTCGCCCTCAACCGGGATCTGGAGGAGCGCAACCTGCGCCTGGAGCAGATGGTGGAGGAGCTCACCGCAGCCCAGAGCCGCATCACCAAGCTGGAGCAGCGGGTGCGGCAGGTGCTGGGGGCGCTGGAGGACAAGGCGTGGCAGGTGGCCCGGGCGCGGGTGATGGACTTCGTGTTTTTGCTGCTGCTTAGCGCTGCCCTGGGCTTTGCCTTCAACAGCCAAAATCCGCAGGGGGTGGAGCTGCTGCCCCCTTCCGTGCCGGCAAGCGTGCAGGTGGTGGCCGCCATCCCCAAGGATGCGGTGGTGGTGGATGCGCGGCCGCGGCAGTACTTTGAGCGGGGAAGCCTTCCGGGCGCTGTCAATGTGCCTCCGCAATTTTTCGATCTGGTTTACCCTATGCTTTTGGGAAATCTCGACCCGGAGCAGCCGGTGGTGGTGTTCGGACGCACCTGGAGCCGGCTCTACGACGTGGAAACCGCCCGCCTCTTGGTGGAGCGGGGGCATGAGACGGTGTTGGTGCTCGAAACTCTTCCGGCGGAGGTGCGGCCATGAGGCAGTGGCTGGCTTGGCGCGGGCACTTTTGGATCGCTTTGGTGCTGCGCCTCTATTTGGGCGGGCTGTTCGTGCTGGCAAGTTTGCACAAAATCCAGTTTCCCGCTGCCTTTGCCGACGCGGTGGTGGACTATCAACTGGTGCCGTACATGCTGGTCCCGGTGATGGCGGTGGTGCTCCCGTGGCTGGAGCTTTTGGCGGGGTTGTGTCTGGTGCTCGGGGTGCGCGCCAAGGCCGCGGCATGGACCGTGGCCGCGCTTTTGGCCATGTTTAGCGTGGCGGTGGCTTCGGTGCTGTGGCGGGGGCTGCCGGTGGGATGCGGCTGCTTTGAGACGTCCGGGGAGCCTGCCTCATGGCTGACCGTGGCCCGGGATTTGGTTTGGCTGGGCATGGCGCTGTACGTCATTGGCTACGATCGTTTTTTGCACCTGGAGCGCTTGTTCCTCCTTTCTTCTGCGGAGCTTGAGCGATGAAAACCTTGTGGACCCTCGCCGTGGTGCTTGTTCTTATGAGCTGTAGTGGCGGTCGCATGGACGTGGCGGGGAGGTACACGAGCCAGTCCCAAAACAGCGGCGAGCCCGTGCAGATCGTCATGACCTTGGCCCCGGATGGGACCGGCAAGTGGCAGGTGGGGACGGAGGAATCCGTTTTTTCGTGGTCCGTGGATGGGGAGCGGCTGCGCCTCTACACCCGTCGCGGCGGAGTGCTGGAGGGGCGGGTGATCGCCCCGGATTTTCTTCGGGTGGACGTCCCCGGCTGGGGGATGGTGGAGTTTCGGCGCTAGGCGCCGCGCCCGAGTTCTTCGCTGCGCCGGGTGGCGGCGCGCACGGCCTCGAAGATGGCGTGGCGAAAGCCGCAGGCATCCAGGGCGGCAAGGCCGGCGATGGTGGTCCCCCCAGGGGAGGTGACGGCTTCGCGCAAGAGCGCCGGGTGGGCGCCAGGCTCTTGGGTCATGGCCACGCTTCCGGCAATGAGCGCGCGCACCATGGCCGTGGCCTCCGGCCGGGCAATACCCACGAGCACTCCAGCGTCAATGAGGGCCTCCATGAAGGCAAAGACATACGCCGGCCCGGAGCCGATGAGGCCGGTATAGGC
It encodes the following:
- a CDS encoding MauE/DoxX family redox-associated membrane protein, whose amino-acid sequence is MRQWLAWRGHFWIALVLRLYLGGLFVLASLHKIQFPAAFADAVVDYQLVPYMLVPVMAVVLPWLELLAGLCLVLGVRAKAAAWTVAALLAMFSVAVASVLWRGLPVGCGCFETSGEPASWLTVARDLVWLGMALYVIGYDRFLHLERLFLLSSAELER
- a CDS encoding rhodanese-like domain-containing protein, which gives rise to MLGDSCQPLRDDLERTAYHLEVLRDVAAQIEATRKPRAILETVLLSAMGGLGASSGCALLVVGEGIQDCIGKGLACDPEAVPPELLLPVLERVRSSRHPVAVNAAQWARWPWPVAAALGLPVESEQAALLLLGPSLGAGAYDDEDMRFLHTLGVLLQVSLRFALAGMREELLSAQLVRRNEELDRQVLHLRTQRELALELGQGRSLDETAARALPLILGGFAYTKGVLVLVDRQRDWVLAEARGSVFRPEKRAADALLFACLSRCVTKQIPPLHVEEVSLEDSPDMGLDFTPRRGFFFQVREGLFGAALLGEPLQEAAANHDSSLLACMQQLVLHLHGADAFATIVALNRDLEERNLRLEQMVEELTAAQSRITKLEQRVRQVLGALEDKAWQVARARVMDFVFLLLLSAALGFAFNSQNPQGVELLPPSVPASVQVVAAIPKDAVVVDARPRQYFERGSLPGAVNVPPQFFDLVYPMLLGNLDPEQPVVVFGRTWSRLYDVETARLLVERGHETVLVLETLPAEVRP